TACGGGATGTAACTGTGGCAGGGCTTGCCAGAGCGCTTAACGGCGATATTGACAGGGTAGCTGAGGCGATAAAGGGCAGAGATAACGGCAGAATTCATATTTTCCTTGCCACAAGTGATATACACCTTAAGTATAAACTCAAAATGGATAGAAACGAGGTGCTTGAGGCAGCCGTAAGTGCCGTTAAATACGCAAGGAAATATACTGCTGATGTGGAATTTTCAGCTGAGGATGCAACCCGTTCCGACTGGGATTTTCTCTGTAGGATAACTGAGGATGTTATAAAGGCTGGGGCAACAACTGTAAACATACCGGATACGGTAGGTTACACAGTGCCGGAGGAGTACAGTGAGTTAATCGAATATCTGTTTAACAAAGTACCAAATATAGATAAAGCAGTGATTTCCGTACACTGCCATAATGATCTGGGATTAGCAGTGGCAAACTCACTGTCTGCTGTGCTTAAGGGGGCAGGACAAGTGGAGTGTACAATAAACGGGATAGGAGAGAGAGCTGGAAACGCCGCCATGGAGGAGATTGTGATGGCACTAAAAACCCGTCCCGGGTTTTTTAACGCTGACACTAAAATTGTCACCAGTGAGATATACAAAACAAGCCGGCTGGTGTCAAAGATAACAGGGATGACGGTGCAGCCCAATAAGGCCATAGTAGGGGACAATGCGTTTGCCCATGAATCGGGTGTGCATCAGGACGGGTTTTTAAAAGAGCGGTCAACTTATGAAGTGCTAAAGCCTGAGGATGTTGGAATTCCTAAGAGTAAGCTGATACTGGGAAAACTCTCGGGCAGACATGCCCTCAAAGACCGCCTGCAGGAGCTGGGTTATGTTTTAGACGAGCCGGGCCTGGACGTGGCGTTTGAGAGATTTAAAACGCTTGCCAATCAAAAGAGACACATATTTGATGAGGACCTTGAAGCTTTGGTTGCTCAAGAGGCGTGCAGAGCGGATAAGGGTTTTTGTCTTACGCATCTTTACGTATCAGGCGGGACGGATAAAAAGCCAACAGCATTGATACGCCTTACAATAAACGGCAGAGAGTGCGAAAAGGAGTGCGCAGGGGACGGCCCTGTAGATGCCGCATACAGAGCAATAGGGGAATTAACGAATACAAAAAGCGCATTAAATAAATTTGAGATAAAGAGCATAACCGGAGGAACTGACGCTCTGGGTGAGGTTTTTGTTACACTGGAGGAGAGGGGCAGAGTGGTAAGAGGCAGTGCTTCTGACCCGGATATAGTTGTTGCCTCTGCTAAGGCATATATAAATGCCCTCAATAAACTTGAGGAGAAAAAAATAGACGTAAAAAAAGGCGTTTAGATTGCAGCAATATATTACATAGTAAACGAGTAATTACCCTCTAAAAATGCCTTAACGTACCAGTCCTTAGCCTCCATAGTGCTTATCGCCATATCCAACTGTCTGGAACAGCCAAGCAGACGGCCAAGCATTTCAAGTTTTTCCTCCGTCTCTTCTTTTGAAGCACCGTTTAGTGTGGCTATTACAAGGTCTCCCTTAATGTCCGCCTTAAAACCAAATGCCTCCGTCACTTCTTTAATAAATAACGCTCGCCTGCCTCTTCCGTCCACACCGGCGCCGCCTCCGTTAAAACGGAAATTGATATAGTTGTTGATGTAACTCTCTCCGCAAAATGAGTCTATTATTGAATAGTGATACGCTAACTTTACACTTAAATTAATATAACTGTCGGTAATAATGACATATACCTTGCCGCCCTCCTCAGTGACTCCTGTGCTTACAAAAGAGCGCATCATTACCGAGGCAAGCCCTCCCATATCTATCGCCACAGGACCTGACCAACGCACACCCTCCTGAATCATCCCCCGCCACAGTGCCCTAAACGGCATTGAACTTATATGCTCTATAGATAACCTCTTCAAAAACTTAGCTTCATCAATCACTCCGCCGTCAAGATCTATAACATAAAACCGCAGCGGTATCCGTGCCGACACAAGCTCCTGAGCGGAACTCCCGCTTTCCGTAAGTTTCCCTATACGAAACATCTCCTTAACCGATATTTCATGTACAAATCTGATTATGTCGTGCACAGTGCTGATGTCATCTGCTGAAACATCGGCCTCGCTGATTGTGGCAAGATTAAGATGAGTGATGTTTCGCATCGCAGTTTTTATTACCGATGCTGATTGCAGGTATTCATCGGAAACAGCATTTTCCGCTGCAATTGTTGTATTAACCTCTATAGTGCGCCCATCATATATACGCCCTGAGTCTGCATCAACTGTTACAGTGTTTACGCCCTTAAGCTTATCTCGAAGGTCTCTTACGTTTATTACCATAGGGATACCGAACTCACGCGCCACTGTTGCCAGGTGGCTGGTACGGCTGCCGGTCTCTATCACAAGAGCCGAGGCTAAAGACATCAGTCTCACATAATCGTTAGAGGAACTCTTTGCCACAGCTACTGCCCCTTTAGGAAACTCTGCAATATGATAGAATCTGTCAATGAAGTAAACCGGTCCGGAGGCAACTCCGCGACTGGCTGTCTCCCCCTCTGCTATGATAACCTTTTTTGCTGATGCTGCCGCCTGACGGGGAGTTCTTGGATTTGCAGGGGAGAAAACCCTCTTAGCGTGCAGGGAGCGCGCCTGTAAAATTACCACCCTGCCCTTTTCATCAATAGCCCACTCTATATCCTGAGGAGTTTCAAAGTGCTTCTCTATTATGCAGCCGAAATCGTACAGAGTTTCGATTTCATCCTCAGACACAGCAGGACGTTTACGGAAATCCTCGGGAACAGGAACCTCCTTTACGCTACTACTTTCGTCCAACACCAGTTCCACGCTTTTGTTGGTTATGATTCTATTGATTATGGTACCGTCCGTTTTACGGTCTAAGATGTACACGTCAGGGGGGATTGTTCCATCCACTGCATACCTGCCCTGTCCCCATATAGAGCTTAAAATTGCCTCGTCCTTATCGGGGCTGCCAGGATTTAGCGTGTAAAGCACACCGGCTGAGCGGGCATTAACCATCTCAAGGACTAACACCGCCATAGGAATGTCTCTGTCCATGATGTTTTTGGCAAGGCGGTAGTAGAGTGCCGTTTTGCCATACTTACTGGCTACGACCTGCTTATACGCATCTGTCAAAGACTCCACAGGCACATTCAATATGCTCTTAAACTGCCCTGCAAATGAAGACTTGCCGTCCTCCCCTACTGCGCTTGATCTAACAGAAAACCTCTTATTGTTGCCTATCTTTGCTGCCTCACTCAGTATCTGCTCCTCTATCTGCGCAGGCACACTGGAACTCATAATCAATCTCTCTATCTCCTCAGATGCCAAATCAATCTCTTCATATGAGTCCATAGAAAGCGGGGCAAGCAGAGATTCGATTTTGCGGTTGAGGCCGTTTACAGACATAAACTCCTTATACCCGGATACCATAATCGAAAAGCCACGTGGAGTGGGCAGGTTCAATACGTTAAGAAGCTCACCGAGGTTAGCTGCCTTGCCGCCGGTGTCTTTTATATCTTTTGCCGTTACCTTTTCAATTGGCATAACAAAGTTGCACGCCTGCTGCATGGGTTCATCCTCAAGTATAGCCATGGTGTTTTCCTTAAT
The Nitrospirota bacterium genome window above contains:
- a CDS encoding 2-isopropylmalate synthase; amino-acid sequence: MSKIIKIFDTTLRDGEQSPGAAMSVEQKAQIARQLARLRVDIIEAGFPISSESDFEAVKKISADLRDVTVAGLARALNGDIDRVAEAIKGRDNGRIHIFLATSDIHLKYKLKMDRNEVLEAAVSAVKYARKYTADVEFSAEDATRSDWDFLCRITEDVIKAGATTVNIPDTVGYTVPEEYSELIEYLFNKVPNIDKAVISVHCHNDLGLAVANSLSAVLKGAGQVECTINGIGERAGNAAMEEIVMALKTRPGFFNADTKIVTSEIYKTSRLVSKITGMTVQPNKAIVGDNAFAHESGVHQDGFLKERSTYEVLKPEDVGIPKSKLILGKLSGRHALKDRLQELGYVLDEPGLDVAFERFKTLANQKRHIFDEDLEALVAQEACRADKGFCLTHLYVSGGTDKKPTALIRLTINGRECEKECAGDGPVDAAYRAIGELTNTKSALNKFEIKSITGGTDALGEVFVTLEERGRVVRGSASDPDIVVASAKAYINALNKLEEKKIDVKKGV